A window of the Rubeoparvulum massiliense genome harbors these coding sequences:
- the nuoL gene encoding NADH-quinone oxidoreductase subunit L, with protein MIENSWLIPLIPFIAFIILVAFGRQLKEFAAYIGILATMAALTISLFVFWEHFSGGAGNYQYTVEWLAIGSTTITMGFEVTALNSLMALVVSLVSFLVHIYSKGYMQGDERFSVFYSYLALFTFAMLGLVLSPNLLQLYIFWELVGVGSFLLIGFYFYKPEAKAAAKKAFIVTRIGDMGLFIALGLIFWWTGSFDFEQITNAARGVIAEHPMESWQISLIAILIFIAAMGKSGQFPLHTWLPDAMEGPTPVSALIHAATMVAAGVYLVARTFDLFLLSPLALDVVAYVGGFTAIFAATIALVQRDIKRILAYSTISQLGYMMLALGAMGYVASVFHLFTHAFFKALLFLAAGSVIHGLQTQDIFRMGGIWKRMKVTSWAFLIGALALAGIVPFAGFWSKDEILMALYADGRTVLLWVAMITAFLTAFYMFRLFFVAFTGENRSGLAAEESPGSMTFPMIVLAALSLVAGFFNAQPFTSYLGDWLTANGTLYPAHISGPIWIQVVAVVISLAGIGLAWFFYGRHHQRVGVAEGLRPLHQLLFNKYYVDEFYTATVIRPVRGIGYLLQWLDRYVVESLVNLVAYLTQLVARLGVRVQNGQVQVSGAVVILGLVLLLLGLTVAGGYFIW; from the coding sequence ATGATTGAGAATTCATGGCTGATCCCGCTCATCCCCTTCATCGCCTTCATCATCTTAGTCGCCTTTGGCAGACAGCTGAAAGAGTTTGCCGCATATATCGGCATCCTGGCGACGATGGCAGCTTTGACCATTTCCCTCTTTGTCTTTTGGGAACATTTTTCGGGAGGAGCAGGGAATTACCAATATACAGTGGAATGGTTGGCCATTGGGAGTACCACCATTACCATGGGTTTTGAAGTAACAGCACTCAACAGTTTAATGGCCCTTGTGGTCTCCTTGGTTAGTTTTTTGGTACATATCTACTCCAAGGGATATATGCAAGGAGATGAACGGTTTTCCGTTTTCTATTCGTATCTCGCCCTCTTTACCTTTGCCATGCTAGGACTTGTACTATCTCCCAATCTATTGCAGCTCTATATTTTCTGGGAGCTAGTAGGGGTAGGCTCCTTCCTGCTCATTGGCTTCTATTTCTATAAGCCTGAGGCGAAGGCAGCGGCGAAGAAAGCCTTTATCGTAACAAGGATCGGGGATATGGGACTCTTTATCGCCCTCGGTCTCATCTTCTGGTGGACGGGCAGCTTCGATTTTGAACAGATTACCAATGCAGCCCGTGGTGTAATTGCAGAACATCCCATGGAATCATGGCAGATTAGTTTGATTGCTATCTTGATCTTTATCGCAGCCATGGGAAAATCGGGACAATTCCCCCTTCATACCTGGTTGCCAGATGCCATGGAAGGTCCTACACCAGTTTCTGCGCTGATTCACGCGGCGACCATGGTGGCTGCAGGTGTTTATCTGGTAGCCCGTACCTTTGATCTCTTCTTACTTTCACCGTTGGCACTGGATGTGGTGGCCTATGTAGGTGGATTTACCGCCATCTTCGCAGCAACCATCGCGCTTGTACAGCGGGATATTAAACGGATTCTTGCCTACTCTACCATCAGTCAGCTCGGCTATATGATGCTAGCATTAGGAGCCATGGGGTATGTAGCAAGTGTCTTCCACTTATTTACCCATGCGTTCTTCAAGGCATTGCTCTTCCTCGCTGCAGGAAGTGTGATTCATGGTTTACAAACCCAGGATATTTTCCGAATGGGTGGCATCTGGAAGCGGATGAAGGTGACGAGCTGGGCTTTCCTTATCGGCGCCTTAGCCCTCGCTGGGATCGTACCCTTTGCTGGTTTTTGGTCGAAAGATGAGATTCTCATGGCACTCTATGCTGATGGACGTACCGTCCTACTCTGGGTAGCGATGATTACGGCATTCTTAACAGCCTTTTATATGTTCCGTCTCTTTTTCGTTGCTTTTACTGGGGAAAATCGCTCCGGCTTAGCAGCAGAGGAGTCACCGGGTTCCATGACCTTCCCCATGATCGTCTTAGCGGCACTCAGTTTGGTAGCAGGGTTCTTCAATGCCCAACCGTTCACGAGCTACCTCGGTGATTGGCTCACTGCCAATGGGACGTTATATCCTGCCCATATTAGTGGTCCCATCTGGATTCAAGTGGTAGCCGTGGTCATCTCGTTGGCTGGGATTGGCTTGGCCTGGTTCTTCTATGGCCGTCATCACCAGCGAGTGGGGGTTGCAGAAGGGCTTCGACCGCTCCATCAGCTCCTATTCAATAAGTACTATGTGGATGAGTTCTACACAGCAACGGTGATTCGTCCGGTGCGAGGCATCGGTTATCTGCTGCAATGGTTGGATCGCTATGTTGTGGAGAGTCTCGTTAATCTAGTAGCCTACCTAACTCAGCTCGTCGCACGTCTTGGCGTACGAGTGCAAAACGGTCAGGTCCAAGTATCTGGTGCGGTGGTCATTCTTGGCCTCGTGCTCTTGCTCCTTGGCTTGACAGTAGCAGGGGGGTACTTCATATGGTAG
- the nuoK gene encoding NADH-quinone oxidoreductase subunit NuoK encodes MSLSASSYLIIALFLFCLGLYGALTKRNAVIVLLSIELMLNATNINLVAFAKYGLFANLSGQIFSLFTISVAAAEAAVGLAILIALYRNKATVDVDQYNLLKH; translated from the coding sequence ATGAGTCTTTCGGCATCTTCATACTTAATCATTGCTCTATTTCTCTTTTGTCTCGGGTTATATGGAGCGCTGACGAAGCGGAATGCAGTCATCGTCTTACTCTCCATCGAGTTGATGCTAAATGCGACCAATATTAATCTCGTCGCTTTTGCCAAGTATGGTCTCTTTGCCAATCTTTCAGGACAGATCTTCTCCTTATTCACAATTTCCGTTGCAGCAGCAGAGGCTGCCGTAGGTTTAGCCATTTTGATTGCCCTCTATCGGAATAAGGCGACGGTGGATGTGGATCAATACAACTTGCTTAAACACTAG
- a CDS encoding NADH-quinone oxidoreductase subunit J — MSGEFIAFIILALMAITGATLMVTFTKVVHMVIAMTFTFLSIAGLYFVLEAEFIGVVQILLYTGAITIVMLFGIMLTKHDAEDAQQSHRGWKFFIFLLVVAFGALMLSAIFQVDWPNAPVHYSGEDNTKAIGKQLFTNYVIPFELLSVLLLVAMVGAIILSKREKEDEK; from the coding sequence ATCAGTGGAGAATTCATCGCCTTTATTATCCTAGCATTGATGGCGATTACAGGTGCCACCCTCATGGTCACCTTTACCAAGGTGGTACACATGGTAATTGCCATGACCTTCACGTTTTTAAGCATTGCCGGTCTTTATTTTGTCTTAGAAGCAGAATTTATCGGAGTGGTGCAAATCCTCCTCTACACAGGAGCCATCACCATCGTCATGCTCTTCGGCATCATGCTAACGAAGCATGATGCCGAGGATGCGCAGCAATCGCATCGAGGCTGGAAGTTCTTCATTTTTCTACTGGTTGTAGCATTCGGTGCATTGATGTTATCTGCCATCTTCCAAGTGGATTGGCCTAATGCTCCAGTACATTATTCAGGAGAAGATAATACCAAGGCCATCGGGAAACAGCTCTTTACCAATTATGTCATTCCCTTTGAGCTACTCTCTGTTCTCCTGCTGGTGGCTATGGTGGGTGCCATCATCCTATCAAAACGGGAAAAGGAGGATGAGAAGTAA
- the nuoI gene encoding NADH-quinone oxidoreductase subunit NuoI has translation MLGLPKGLAYTLKSMGKKKVTHFYPDEEYVMPDRFRGIQHFYPEKCIVCNQCANVCPTNCIQLTGKKNPDGKGKIIDTYDINFEICILCDLCTEVCPTEAIVMTNNFELATYSRDELFKDRTWLHENDQNIREGNKP, from the coding sequence ATGTTAGGCTTACCAAAAGGGTTAGCATACACCCTAAAGTCCATGGGGAAAAAGAAAGTAACCCATTTCTACCCCGATGAAGAGTATGTCATGCCTGATCGGTTTCGTGGCATTCAGCATTTCTACCCTGAGAAGTGTATTGTCTGCAATCAGTGTGCCAATGTATGTCCCACCAATTGTATTCAGCTAACAGGGAAGAAGAATCCTGATGGAAAAGGAAAAATCATCGATACCTATGATATCAACTTTGAAATATGCATTCTCTGCGATCTTTGCACAGAAGTTTGCCCCACAGAAGCCATCGTGATGACCAATAATTTTGAATTGGCCACCTACAGTCGCGATGAGCTTTTCAAAGACCGTACATGGTTGCATGAGAATGATCAGAATATACGGGAGGGCAATAAACCATGA
- the nuoH gene encoding NADH-quinone oxidoreductase subunit NuoH translates to MLDWLYNPLSWSTWFFMFLSAVALLMIILGYVTYAIYFERKVIGWMQLRTGPNRVGPLGLFQTIADVLKLLIKEDVRPTYADRGLYLLAPVLAFMPSFAVLVIIPFSENIQFAYLNIGVVYYIALSSISIIGAMAGGWASNNKYSLMGGLRAAGQMISYEIPLALSIVGVVMVTGSLNLVEIVNKQAEMGVWFVIPQFLGFVIFLIAALAELSRTPFDLPEAESELVAGFHTEYSGFRFAMFMLGEYVYTFSMGALLTTLFFGGWLPLFGLDFIPGWLWFVLKMLFFVFFLFWLRATFPRVRVNELMPFAWKVLMPLSLLNIFLTAAWITWM, encoded by the coding sequence ATGCTCGATTGGCTTTACAATCCCCTGAGCTGGAGTACTTGGTTTTTCATGTTCTTATCGGCGGTGGCACTCTTAATGATTATCCTGGGGTATGTTACCTATGCCATCTACTTCGAACGGAAGGTCATCGGCTGGATGCAATTACGGACGGGTCCTAATCGTGTAGGACCCCTCGGTTTATTCCAGACTATAGCCGACGTTTTGAAACTCTTAATTAAAGAGGATGTGCGGCCTACCTATGCAGACCGTGGCCTTTATCTACTAGCGCCAGTCCTCGCCTTTATGCCATCCTTCGCTGTTCTTGTCATTATTCCATTCAGTGAGAACATTCAGTTCGCCTACCTGAACATCGGGGTCGTTTACTATATTGCCCTTTCGAGTATCTCCATTATTGGGGCGATGGCAGGAGGCTGGGCTTCCAATAATAAATACTCACTCATGGGAGGTCTCCGCGCAGCAGGTCAGATGATCAGTTATGAGATTCCCCTGGCTCTCTCCATTGTAGGGGTTGTAATGGTAACGGGGAGTCTTAATCTCGTGGAGATCGTCAATAAGCAAGCGGAGATGGGTGTTTGGTTTGTGATTCCCCAGTTCCTCGGCTTCGTCATCTTCTTGATTGCAGCTCTCGCTGAATTAAGTAGAACGCCTTTTGACTTACCCGAGGCGGAGTCCGAGTTGGTTGCAGGCTTTCATACAGAGTATTCAGGCTTCCGTTTTGCCATGTTCATGTTAGGAGAGTATGTGTATACTTTCTCCATGGGCGCGTTATTGACCACCCTCTTCTTTGGAGGCTGGCTCCCGCTCTTTGGTTTAGATTTTATCCCAGGCTGGCTCTGGTTCGTATTAAAGATGCTATTCTTCGTCTTCTTCCTGTTCTGGCTTCGTGCCACCTTCCCTCGTGTGCGGGTGAATGAATTGATGCCCTTTGCTTGGAAGGTGCTCATGCCCCTATCGCTGCTCAATATCTTTTTAACCGCAGCTTGGATTACTTGGATGTAA
- a CDS encoding NADH-quinone oxidoreductase subunit D, which yields MSFSTGLRTEEMLINVGPQHPSTHGVLRVVLKIDGESIIDSKPVIGYLHRGTEKLAEDLTYTQIIPYTDRMDYLSAMTNNYVLVHAVETMMGIEIPERAEYLRVIAMELNRVASHLVWWGTFLLDLGATGPFLYAFRSREEILVLFNELTGARMTYNYMRVGGVKWDAPEGWLQKVADFVPFMRKELKGFHQLVTGNEIVMNRTKGIGKYDQALAMQYGLSGPMLRCTGIPFDLRKDEPYSIYDRFDFDVPTETTGDAWARYLVRLAEIEESLKIIEQAVEQIPAEGPVMAKVPKIIKPPKGETYVRIESPKGEIGCYIKSEGKTTPYRLKFRRPSFANLQILPELLKGSHMGDLVATLGSIDIVLGEVDG from the coding sequence ATGAGTTTTAGTACAGGACTTCGAACTGAGGAGATGCTCATCAATGTAGGACCTCAACATCCCAGTACACACGGGGTTTTACGGGTGGTTCTCAAGATTGATGGTGAATCCATTATCGATTCAAAGCCAGTGATTGGCTACCTCCATCGTGGTACCGAGAAGCTGGCAGAGGATCTTACCTATACACAGATTATTCCTTATACAGACCGGATGGATTATCTCTCTGCCATGACCAATAACTATGTGCTGGTTCATGCTGTGGAGACCATGATGGGTATTGAGATCCCCGAACGGGCGGAATACCTTCGGGTGATCGCCATGGAGTTGAATCGGGTTGCATCCCACTTAGTCTGGTGGGGCACCTTCCTGCTAGACTTGGGGGCTACCGGTCCATTCCTTTATGCCTTCCGTTCACGGGAAGAGATTCTCGTATTATTCAATGAGCTAACAGGTGCACGAATGACCTATAATTATATGCGTGTTGGTGGTGTAAAGTGGGATGCACCAGAAGGCTGGCTACAGAAGGTGGCTGATTTTGTCCCCTTTATGCGGAAAGAGCTGAAGGGCTTCCATCAGCTCGTTACGGGCAACGAGATTGTGATGAATCGCACAAAGGGCATCGGGAAGTATGATCAAGCCCTGGCCATGCAGTATGGACTTAGTGGTCCGATGCTGCGCTGCACAGGCATCCCATTTGATCTACGGAAGGATGAGCCTTATTCCATCTATGATCGCTTTGATTTTGATGTTCCTACAGAGACAACGGGGGATGCATGGGCGCGCTATCTGGTTCGTCTTGCCGAGATCGAAGAATCGCTCAAGATCATTGAGCAGGCTGTGGAGCAGATTCCTGCAGAAGGTCCTGTCATGGCGAAGGTACCGAAGATTATCAAGCCACCTAAAGGTGAGACCTATGTCCGGATCGAATCGCCAAAAGGGGAGATTGGTTGCTACATCAAGAGTGAGGGTAAAACCACGCCCTATCGGCTTAAATTCCGGCGACCTTCCTTTGCGAACCTACAGATTCTACCAGAACTATTAAAAGGGAGCCATATGGGTGACTTAGTGGCAACCCTTGGCTCCATCGATATTGTCCTTGGGGAGGTGGATGGTTAA
- a CDS encoding NADH-quinone oxidoreductase subunit C translates to MSEEKLDKTEAEKATVEKAPVEKAEEKKILVEKEKALADAGKEAEASEIAAPSPHQPWLDEYVTIITSLLDEEVIEESYINERSKDIPTLVVKRDAWHEVAEILHQHPDLSFEYFSELHSIDLQMEMEVYCTLYSFAKKRGIAIKTRLDREAPVVASLTDIWKGANWYEREVYDLMGIEFTNHPNLERIMLPPDWVGHPLRKDYVQYDEEV, encoded by the coding sequence ATGAGCGAGGAGAAATTAGATAAAACAGAGGCTGAGAAGGCAACAGTAGAAAAAGCACCAGTAGAGAAAGCAGAAGAAAAGAAAATTCTAGTGGAAAAAGAGAAAGCGCTTGCAGACGCAGGGAAAGAGGCAGAAGCAAGTGAAATAGCGGCTCCATCCCCTCATCAGCCTTGGTTGGACGAGTATGTGACAATTATCACTTCCTTGCTCGACGAAGAAGTGATTGAGGAGAGTTACATCAATGAACGATCCAAGGATATCCCTACACTGGTGGTGAAACGGGATGCTTGGCATGAGGTGGCTGAAATTTTACATCAGCATCCAGACCTTTCTTTTGAATACTTTTCAGAGCTGCATAGTATCGATTTACAGATGGAGATGGAAGTCTATTGTACACTCTACTCCTTCGCGAAGAAGCGAGGCATCGCAATTAAGACTCGCCTCGATCGGGAAGCGCCAGTAGTCGCCTCACTTACAGACATCTGGAAGGGCGCTAACTGGTACGAACGAGAAGTGTATGACTTAATGGGGATTGAGTTCACCAATCACCCCAACCTGGAACGCATCATGCTACCACCAGATTGGGTCGGCCATCCACTCCGTAAAGATTATGTTCAGTATGATGAGGAGGTGTGA
- a CDS encoding NuoB/complex I 20 kDa subunit family protein, whose translation MDLKAWNLEDVTPDVAEQIQRNVLMTSFEQIKGWARSNSIWPLGFGLACCAIEMMATSGAHYDADRFGVIFRATPRQADLMIVAGTVTKKMAPVLRRLYDQMPEPKWVIAMGSCATAGGPYVRSYSVVKGVDQIVPVDVYIPGCPPSPVALIYGLNKLQEKIRREARDGKRVIAE comes from the coding sequence ATGGATTTAAAAGCGTGGAATCTCGAGGATGTAACACCTGACGTGGCAGAACAGATTCAACGGAATGTCTTAATGACCAGCTTTGAACAGATTAAGGGCTGGGCACGGAGCAATTCCATCTGGCCATTAGGCTTCGGCTTAGCGTGCTGTGCCATTGAGATGATGGCAACCAGTGGTGCTCATTATGATGCTGACCGCTTTGGCGTAATCTTCCGTGCGACCCCACGCCAAGCTGATCTCATGATCGTAGCAGGTACGGTAACGAAGAAGATGGCACCAGTACTACGTCGGCTCTATGACCAGATGCCCGAGCCGAAATGGGTTATCGCCATGGGCTCATGCGCAACAGCAGGGGGACCCTATGTCCGCTCCTACTCGGTAGTTAAGGGTGTGGACCAGATCGTTCCAGTGGATGTCTATATTCCAGGCTGTCCACCCAGTCCAGTGGCGCTCATTTACGGACTGAATAAATTGCAGGAGAAGATTCGTCGTGAAGCGCGGGATGGAAAGCGGGTGATTGCAGAATGA